Proteins from one Megalopta genalis isolate 19385.01 chromosome 1, iyMegGena1_principal, whole genome shotgun sequence genomic window:
- the LOC117218732 gene encoding leucine-rich repeat-containing protein 57 produces MGNSGLKQHYQTAKKTGALNVSNRKLDEFPQNLHALAPLLRTLDLSENKFVRIPDDIGHFTLLKQLNISHNKLTMLPDALGALTKLECLNASSNQIKCLPWSLQKLTRLKQVNLSNNQITEFPPMFCDLKFLDVLDMSQNRITTIPDAAAALHVVELNLNQNQISTISEKLAECQRLKTLRLEENCLQLNAVPKKILKDSKVSLLALEGNLFEIKQLADLDCYDNYMERYTAVKKKMF; encoded by the coding sequence ATGGGAAACTCTGGTTTGAAACAGCATTATCAAACCGCGAAGAAGACTGGCGCGTTAAATGTTTCCAACAGAAAGCTCGACGAATTCCCGCAGAATCTACACGCCTTGGCGCCGCTGTTACGTACGCTGGATCTATCGGAGaacaaattcgttcgaataccCGACGATATCGGTCACTTCACGTTGCTAAAGCAATTAAATATTAGTCATAATAAGCTGACTATGCTGCCCGATGCTCTCGGAGCACTGACCAAACTAGAATGTTTAAATGCATCGTCGAACCAAATCAAATGTTTACCTTGGTCTTTGCAAAAATTAACGCGGTTAAAGCAGGTCAACCTCTCTAACAATCAGATTACAGAATTCCCCCCAATGTTTTGTGACTTAAAGTTCTTGGACGTGCTGGACATGTCACAGAATCGAATTACGACTATTCCGGACGCTGCCGCAGCACTGCATGTGGTGGAACTTAACCTCAATCAGAACCAGATATCGACAATTTCTGAGAAGTTGGCGGAATGTCAACGTTTAAAAACGTTAAGACTAGAAGAAAATTGTTTGCAATTGAATGCTGTAcctaaaaaaattttaaaagatTCGAAAGTTTCGTTGCTAGCTCTCGAAGGAAACTTATTCGAGATAAAACAGCTAGCTGATCTTGATTGTTATGACAACTACATGGAAAGATATACGGCAGtgaagaaaaaaatgttttaa
- the Pcl gene encoding polycomb protein Pcl, whose amino-acid sequence MSEPEESLAAPDSTTREQKLSFSHGDDVLLQHKDGKYYLGTVVEVDLARERCLVKFMDNTSSWSSVKELTKLSMPDSDVMCVLCKKSQPKTDNDIIVCDKCGRGYHQLCHQPQISKEETAAEAHWMCKRCVDSQPRTRELVEPKTSMVKASIRKVCSGRDQPQPPPDDMTKLPYDPNMLSWDAHHRVNAEQIYCYCGLNGEWYTQMLQCARCKQWFHEKCVSCLTYPLYSGDRFYVFVCSMCNYGKEFVRRLELKWVDLVHLMLYNLTVYNAKKYYDLDTVIVPYANDNWNTLQLPPRIRDVSAQIRRESILAILTNNRNRFKCGREIKKRTTIWGLRVRLPPPCPIVNLPASGVIDDSVLRSCWGANKRLQYLPPPTGPISLPESTKQLTSLKQSTAENLEIPVNPSDVVMRGTIYQNSEAEQSSCPSPSPPSQFTQSLRERYSGGGFVKKSFPFPKLSLQRRRRLMALGSSRERMLRKHKKREKGDGSLSKAQGVREARYRKARKLLKNAIAKSKSRSSEASDLPPTPPTSVSGPPTPPATTSGISELSVPSSVELMHPLPPSTSADTSGDETSSRGTLDSFIPPPKDFEGKNNPFRNLSELLGTPGNLSQTNSSTPSPYNPCPITLPLPLTPVISQPPVVRPAKRQLSEKDIIIDRNGQVKRRRQHRRGRPSQQQLQQQFQHTGSKTATILPARNNEVKSEFARNLRSSFNGASSSASSQIGNCVDYALNGRRLRQRQSNEKLSPPDTQQQKKGSVPTSPKCSPVKQSAPDISLDDLKSSVNIYFGAANRIAAGEKFVIKAKRLGPNGQTQYLIEWEGLNT is encoded by the exons ATGTCAGAGCCAGAAGAAAGTCTGGCAGCGCCCGATAGCACTACGAGGGAACAAAAGTTGAGTTTCTCTCATGGAGACGATGTTCTTCTACAACATAAGGATGGGAAATATTATCTTGGAACAGTTGTTGAG gtgGACTTGGCGAGGGAAAGATGCCTTGTCAAATTTATGGATAATACCTCCTCCTGGTCTTCGGTCAAGGAGCTGACAAAGTTATCAATGCCAGACTCCGATGTTATGTGTGTTCTGTGTAAAAAATCTCAGCCTAAGACTGATAATGACATTATTGTTTGCGACAAATGTGGTCGTGGTTATCATCAGCTTTGTCATCAG CCTCAGATATCAAAAGAAGAAACTGCAGCCGAGGCACATTGGATGTGTAAAAGATGTGTAGATAGTCAACCACGGACAAGAGAACTTGTGGAACCAAAAACTTCTATGGTAAAGGCAAGTATTAGAAAAGTATGCAGTGGAAGAGATCAACCTCAGCCGCCACCAGATGATATGACAAAGTTGCCGTACGAT CCTAATATGTTAAGTTGGGATGCACATCATAGAGTAAATGCTGaacaaatttattgttattgtGGGCTCAATGGAGAATGGTATACACAAATGCTACAGTGTGCTCGTTGCAAACAGTGGTTTCATGAAAAGTGTGTCAGTTGTCTAACTTATCCTTTATACAGTGGAGATAG GTTTTACGTTTTTGTTTGTTCAATGTGCAATTATGGAAAAGAGTTCGTACGGCGACTAGAATTAAAATGGGTAGATCTGGTGCACCTGATGTTGTACAATTTGACTGTTTACAATGCTAAAAAGTATTATGATTTGGATACTGTTATTGTACCTTATGCAAATGATAATTGGAATACTTTACAGCTTCCACCACGG ATCAGAGATGTCAGTGCTCAAATACGGAGAGAATCTATATTAGCAATACTGACAAATAATAGGAACAGGTTTAAATGTGGCAGAGAAATAAAGAAACGTACTACGATATGGGGGCTTAGAGTTAGATTGCCACCACCATGCCCAATTGTTAATCTTCCAGCAAGTGGTGTAATAGACGACTCTGTGTTACGTAGTTGCTGGGGTGCTAATAAAAGACTGCAATACCTTCCTCCACCTACAGG ACCGATAAGTTTACCAGAGAGTACAAAACAATTGACTTCATTAAAACAAAGCACAGCAGAGAATTTAGAAATTCCTGTGAATCCATCAGATGTGGTAATGCGTGGAACAATTTATCAAAATTCTGAAGCGGAGCAAAGTTCTTGTCCAAGTCCAAGCCCACCAAGTCAGTTCACACAATCACTAAGAGAAAG GTATAGTGGAGGTGGATTTGTAAAGAAATCATTTCCATTCCCTAAATTGAGTTTACAAAGAAGAAGACGTTTGATGGCATTAGGCAGTTCACGAGAAAGAATGTTACGTAAACacaagaaaagagagaaaggtgATGGTTCTCTAAGTAAAGCTCAGGGTGTTAGAGAAGCTAGATACAGGAAAGCAAGAAAATTACTAAAAAATGCTATAGCCAAG AGCAAGTCTCGAAGTTCAGAAGCATCGGATTTACCACCGACGCCTCCGACTTCGGTTTCTGGGCCTCCCACACCGCCGGCTACGACTTCCGGAATATCTGAATTATCTGTGCCTAGTTCTGTGGAATTGATGCATCCTTTACCACCATCAACCTCTGCGGACACGAGTGGGGATGAGACAAGTTCAAGGGGAACACTGGATTCTTTTATACCACCGCCCAAAGATTTTGAAGGCAAGAATAATCCGTTTAGAAATCTCAGTGAATTATTGGGTACGCCTGGCAATCTCAGTCAAACGAATTCGAGTACACCATCACCATATAATCCATGTCCGATCACGTTACCTCTGCCGCTTACTCCTGTTATATCGCAACCGCCGGTAGTACGACCAGCTAAAAGGCAATTATCAGAGAAAGACATCATTATAGATAGAAACGGGCAAGTGAAACGTAGGCGGCAGCATCGAAGAGGTCGCCCGTCGCAACAGCAATTGCAACAACAGTTTCAACACACTGGTAGTAAAACGGCGACCATTTTACCGGCGCGCAACAACGAGGTTAAAAGTGAATTTGCAAGGAATTTAAGAAGTTCGTTTAACGGTGCCTCGAGCAGTGCTAGTAGTCAAATTGGAAATTGTGTTGATTATGCCTTAAACGGTAGGAGACTGAGACAACGTCAGAGCAACGAGAAATTGTCGCCTCCGGATACGCAGCAGCAGAAGAAGGGTAGCGTGCCCACATCCCCAAAGTGTTCGCCAGTGAAACAAAGTGCACCCGACATATCTCTGGATGATCTAAAGTCATCGGTGAACATATATTTTGGAGCGGCCAACAGAATCGCAGCGGGCGAGAAGTTCGTCATCAAAGCGAAGAGGTTAGGCCCGAATGGCCAGACTCAGTATCTCATCGAGTGGGAGGGACTTAATACTTAA